The Aspergillus chevalieri M1 DNA, chromosome 5, nearly complete sequence genome includes a region encoding these proteins:
- a CDS encoding kinesin family protein (COG:Z;~EggNog:ENOG410PHIY;~InterPro:IPR036961,IPR027417,IPR001752,IPR019821;~PFAM:PF00225,PF16796;~go_function: GO:0003777 - microtubule motor activity [Evidence IEA];~go_function: GO:0005524 - ATP binding [Evidence IEA];~go_function: GO:0008017 - microtubule binding [Evidence IEA];~go_process: GO:0007018 - microtubule-based movement [Evidence IEA]) yields MTGSPPASPTAASPRFSAMMRTPRSSSRLSMSSKQGPGSRASDEDSKTAVKVAVRVRPPLKPTDPGYELIPQRFQRSMVHVTAPTSVAVDVPQGRKLFVFDRVFAETVDQEGIWDYLSDSVNSFLQGYNVSLLAYGQSGAGKSYTMGTSGPNEQNNTEAMGVIPRAAQMLFEKLDGPPKHNRNSSTGLRTPSRYSMSSTSSFGKANNPDKNWQLKATYVEIYNETLRDLLVPETPGNERPPVTIREDAKGRIILAGLHQVNINSFDDLIGALNFGSSIRQTDSTAINAKSSRSHAVFSLNLVQRNKQSSPSIGSPSAKDKRMSAPIEFGNSDPSVTVDSKLHFVDLAGSERLKNTGASGERAREGISINAGLAALGKVISQLSSRQSGSHVSYRDSKLTRLLQDSLGGNAYTYMIACVTPAEFHLSETLNTIQYAQRARAIQSKPRIQQVTDESDKQAVIDRLKAEVAFLQQQLQNAEESDRHMAPPRERSSERRNEKEMDLQNQLLDAQESYNALSQRHAKLISDIARDSERPSTSQDDTSDDASSVGKSSVERLKRSHSFAESVEQVVLEYEKTIQSLESSLSNTRSSLSVTESTLLERETKCTYVETVNTQLQARIQKLLDRESSTEAYLHELENKLDGQSSGEEQHAAIVSELRKEVSRAREGEAGCEEYISTLEERLAEADQDMELMQREVERLEHVVERQRSLGKLDSLLNELDHTKQQNGHHKRQSSHDDFETRALTMKSAQGMRKRATSLDVLNEATETTVPESDDEHGDSLAGSGPTLQDEMAKSANGSDELDTGAAVKPAQGATPDDQSRFVADKLDTVNQELFDLRMQHESTLTEYETLEAKYEEAIKALAKAQQDTADEARHSHLAPSDAHQDRPSSPITATTNSRPVSFLEDTRAPETESRTGTQHSFSRSLSSELSLAGESATSPEASNASEITKKEPVEGESNDIEEMRRLLSEHQEGVNLMSQKYAELQAEHEGVMNLVETLKSELQRSRSSSPPSTPGIKSPIIRRKTSQSLMSTVDRAHRSLAALRNIAVEAFESRPDTMQNFDVHYDSAMHELHTRMDRIQSLESENQSVKKEMEIKSTIISGLTRERSSLQGGASSVDMGLVTQLRDQVVQQENLMADLKAGHDARELQLHSEIAQLKGLLKTQEEAARAQDAGAEEHDRRLGVLQRELTEWKGKHQNALDSLQSSEQKLGSTLIELETALASVDALRAGRGGDAARETSDQKEATARDLDNDRVQQQGLVDSLTKIIEEHKATIATQLTTIASLEKSHSSAQDQLNQHAAATDGNGDEMSTYQSRIAGLEREIETHQSTMAGHQQELSSLQESHKRELSELEERIKAAAQAEYESQLAAKNAEHDEAMKALRTEMAESRDELAKLLNMVSDLLKSDVTKDNLSEQIQEVLAQKQHFSDKYAELMDTNEDLRKQVENSGGNNGRLEELTKKTAAQEAKVHELAILVATLEDTLHQRDEQVKKKDALVEEITAEKNKSARLVEELEDQITNSFDQHNNRLSVIQQERDQALEDAKAKISVYEKDIETYKVRIEQLELQLKNGSGTDTSHDRSSSVNSNLRKSSSAASLPSPPPAIPLPPLPTIASQTNGNTGSISPPSSRHTSKELVNAQIVEDQEARIKTIEKHLYAEKQLTATLEEALGDLEAQSNKVKSDCEAWKKKAFQVEDELSTLRKERNSQRMSLQAVEEERSARREAEAARAQLEERMNALNKKKKKSTLNCF; encoded by the exons ATGACGGGCTCGCCACCGGCCTCTCCCACGGCCGCTTCCCCGCGGTTCAGTGCCATGATGCGGACTCCAAGAAGCAGCAGCCGGTTGAGCATGAGCAGTAAACAAGGGCCCGGAAGTCGCGCTTCGGACGAGGATAGCAAGACTGCCGTCAAAGTCG CTGTCCGCGTGCGACCTCCCCTGAAACCCACCGATCCCGGCTACGAATTAATCCCGCAACGTTTCCAGCGTTCCATGGTTCATGTGACGGCTCCAACCAGCGTCGCCGTCGACGTTCCCCAGGGGCGCAAACTCTTTGTCTTTGATCGTGTCTTTGCAGAAACCGTGGACCAAGAGGGCATTTGGGATTATCTCAGCGACAGCGTCAACTCCTTCTTGCAGGGCTACAATGTCTCTCTCCTGGCCTACGGTCAGTCCGGCGCCGGAAAGTCCTACACCATGGGTACTTCCGGCCCGAACGAGCAAAATAACACCGAGGCTATGGGTGTCATTCCACGTGCCGCCCAAATGTTGTTTGAGAAGCTCGATGGTCCGCCAAAGCACAATCGTAACAGCTCCACCGGCCTCCGAACGCCATCGCGGTACTCTATGAGTTCCACTTCCAGCTTTGGAAAGGCCAATAATCCCGACAAAAATTGGCAACTCAAAGCCACCTACGTCGAG ATTTACAACGAAACACTACGAGATCTCCTTGTTCCTGAGACCCCCGGAAATGAACGGCCCCCCGTCACTATCCGCGAGGATGCCAAAGGTCGCATTATTCTGGCTGGTCTGCACCAGGTCAACATCAATTCCTTCGACGACTTGATTGGCGCTCTGAACTTCGGTTCCTCTATCCGTCAGACGGACTCAACGGCGATCAACGCCAAATCTTCCAGATCGCATGCGGTGTTCAGTTTGAACCTTGTCCAGCGCAACAAACAGTCAAGTCCTTCTATAGGATCGCCGTCCGCCAAGGACAAGCGCATGTCTGCCCCGATCGAATTTGGCAACTCCGATCCCTCCGTCACCGTTGACAGCAAACTTCACTTTGTCGACTTGGCAGGAAGTGAAAGGCTGAAGAACACGGGCGCCTCGGGTGAACGTGCGCGTGAAGGTATCTCCATCAACGCTGGTCTGGCAGCCTTGGGCAAAGTCATCTCCCAGTTGTCGTCGCGACAGTCGGGCTCCCACGTGTCGTACCGCGATTCAAAACTCACCCGTCTGCTGCAGGATTCCCTGGGCGGCAATGCATACACCTACATGATCGCATGTGTTACACCCGCAGAATTCCATCTCAGCGAAACCCTCAACACGATCCAGTATGCTCAGCGCGCCCGTGCCATTCAGAGCAAGCCCCGTATCCAACAGGTCACCGACGAAAGTGACAAGCAGGCGGTTATCGATCGCCTCAAGGCGGAGGTCGCCTTTCTGCAACAGCAGCTGCAGAATGCCGAGGAAAGTGACCGCCACATGGCGCCTCCCCGGGAGCGCTCGTCGGAACGACGCAACGAAAAGGAGATGGACCTGCAAAACCAGTTGTTGGACGCCCAGGAAAGCTACAACGCTCTAAGCCAACGCCATGCCAAGCTTATTTCGGACATAGCCCGGGATTCCGAGCGGCCCTCCACCAGTCAGGACGATACATCGGACGATGCCTCTTCGGTTGGCAAGAGCTCCGTGGAGCGACTCAAGCGGTCGCACTCTTTCGCTGAATCGGTGGAACAGGTTGTCTTGGAATACGAAAAGACCATCCAAAGCCTCGAATCGTCGCTTTCCAACACCCGTTCCTCCCTCTCTGTCACCGAGAGTACTCTGCTGGAGCGTGAAACCAAGTGCACCTACGTCGAGACTGTCAACACCCAGCTGCAGGCGCGGATCCAGAAATTGCTCGACCGGGAGTCTAGCACAGAGGCGTATCTTCACGAACTGGAGAACAAGCTCGATGGACAGTCGTCGGGTGAGGAGCAGCATGCCGCCATCGTCTCTGAGCTACGCAAGGAGGTGAGCCGTGCCCGCGAGGGTGAGGCTGGCTGCGAAGAATACATCTCCACTTTGGAGGAGCGACTCGCTGAAGCCGATCAGGATATGGAGTTGATGCAACGCGAGGTGGAACGCCTGGAACATGTTGTTGAGCGTCAGCGCAGCCTGGGCAAGCTGGATAGCCTGCTCAACGAGCTCGACCATACCAAGCAGCAGAATGGCCACCACAAGAGGCAGAGCAGCCATGATGACTTCGAGACTCGCGCCTTGACCATGAAGAGCGCCCAAGGCATGCGGAAGCGCGCCACCTCCTTGGACGTCTTGAACGAGGCAACCGAGACGACCGTTCCTGAATCTGATGATGAGCACGGTGACAGCTTGGCCGGTTCTGGCCCTACCTTGCAGGACGAGATGGCCAAATCTGCCAACGGCAGTGATGAACTCGACACCGGTGCTGCTGTCAAGCCTGCCCAGGGTGCTACCCCCGACGACCAGTCTCGCTTCGTCGCGGATAAACTCGACACAGTCAACCAGGAACTGTTCGACCTGCGCATGCAGCACGAGTCGACTCTCACCGAGTACGAGACGCTCGAAGCGAAGTACGAGGAAGCGATTAAGGCGTTGGCAAAGGCGCAGCAGGACACCGCAGACGAAGCTCGCCACAGTCACCTCGCACCGTCTGACGCTCACCAGGACCGTCCGTCGTCGCCCATCACCGCTACCACCAACTCCCGTCCGGTTTCTTTTTTAGAGGATACCCGGGCCCCCGAGACCGAGTCGAGAACTGGAACTCAACATTCATTCTCGCGATCACTCTCCTCGGAGTTATCCTTGGCCGGGGAGTCTGCTACGTCGCCGGAGGCCTCGAATGCTTCTGAGATTACCAAGAAGGAGCCTGTGGAGGGTGAGTCCAATGACATCGAAGAGATGCGCCGGCTACTGTCGGAGCATCAGGAGGGTGTCAACCTCATGTCGCAGAAATACGCGGAATTGCAGGCTGAACATGAGGGCGTCATGAACCTGGTGGAGACCCTCAAGTCTGAACTTCAGCGGTCGCGCTCATCGTCGCCACCTTCTACGCCTGGCATCAAATCGCCCATTATCCGCAGGAAGACGAGCCAAAGCCTTATGTCTACTGTCGACCGGGCGCATCGCTCTCTCGCCGCGCTGCGTAACATCGCCGTCGAGGCGTTCGAATCTCGCCCCGACACCATGCAGAACTTCGACGTACACTATGACTCTGCGATGCACGAGTTGCACACTCGCATGGACCGCATCCAATCTTTGGAGTCGGAGAACCAGAGCGTGAAGAAGGAGATGGAGATAAAGTCCACCATCATCTCTGGCCTGACCCGCGAACGATCCAGTTTGCAAGGCGGAGCGTCGTCGGTCGACATGGGCTTGGTGACGCAACTGCGCGACCAGGTCGTGCAGCAGGAGAACCTGATGGCCGACCTTAAGGCCGGGCATGACGCTCGTGAGCTGCAACTCCACAGCGAGATTGCGCAACTCAAGGGCCTTCTCAAGACCCAGGAGGAAGCTGCTCGCGCCCAGGATGCTGGTGCGGAGGAGCATGACAGGCGTCTTGGAGTACTGCAGCGCGAACTGACTGAGTGGAAGGGCAAGCACCAGAACGCCCTGGACTCGCTTCAAAGCTCCGAGCAGAAGCTGGGCTCGACACTTATTGAGTTGGAGACTGCCTTGGCTTCTGTGGATGCGCTACGCGCGGGACGTGGAGGCGACGCTGCACGTGAAACATCCGATCAGAAGGAGGCTACTGCCCGCGATCTCGACAACGACCGGGTACAGCAGCAAGGTCTGGTTGACAGCTTGACGAAGATTATCGAGGAGCACAAGGCCACGATCGCCACTCAGCTCACGACAATCGCGTCTCTGGAGAAGTCGCATTCGTCGGCCCaagaccagctcaaccagcATGCGGCCGCTACGGACGGCAATGGAGACGAGATGTCTACCTACCAGTCTCGTATTGCTGGCTTGGAACGGGAGATTGAGACGCACCAGTCGACGATGGCTGGCCACCAGCAGGAGCTGTCCTCGCTGCAGGAATCCCACAAGCGCGAGCTGAGCGAACTGGAGGAACGGATCAAGGCAGCTGCGCAGGCTGAGTACGAGTCGCAACTCGCTGCTAAGAACGCCGAGCACGACGAGGCGATGAAGGCGCTGCGCACTGAGATGGCAGAGTCGCGGGACGAACTGGCCAAGCTTCTCAATATGGTTTCCGACCTCCTCAAATCCGACGTCACCAAGGACAATCTATCTGAGCAAATCCAAGAGGTGCTGGCCCAGAAACAGCACTTTTCCGACAAGTATGCCGAGCTCATGGACACCAACGAAGACCTGCGCAAACAGGTTGAGAACAGCGGTGGTAATAATGGTCGTCTGGAGGAGCTCACCAAGAAGACCGCTGCTCAGGAAGCCAAGGTGCACGAACTGGCTATTCTTGTTGCTACGCTCGAGGATACGCTTCATCAGCGTGATGAGCAGGTTAAGAAGAAGGATGCGCTTGTTGAGGAGATTACGGCTGAGAAGAACAAGAGCGCGCGTCTTGTTGAAGAGCTGGAGGATCAGATCACTAACAGTTTTGATCAGCATAACAACCGTCTCTCGGTTATCCAGCAGGAGCGTGACCAGGCGCTGGAGGATGCTAAGGCCAAGATCTCTGTCTACGAGAAGGATATTGAGACCTACAAAGTTCGGATTGAGCAGCTTGAG CTGCAACTCAAGAACGGCAGCGGAACCGACACTTCGCACGACCGTAGCAGCTCGGTCAACTCCAACCTCCGCAAGAGCTCATCTGcagcttctcttccttctcctcctcccgcCATTCCTCTGCCACCCCTCCCGACCATCGCCTCCCAAACCAACGGCAACACCGGCAGCATCTCTCCCCCCAGCTCTCGCCACACCAGCAAGGAACTGGTAAACGCGCAGATCGTCGAAGACCAAGAAGCGCGCATCAAGACCATTGAAAAGCACCTCTACGCCGAGAAGCAGCTGACAGCAACCCTGGAAGAAGCCCTGGGCGATCTCGAAGCGCAAAGCAACAAAGTCAAATCGGACTGCGAAGcatggaagaagaaggcgtTCCAGGTGGAAGACGAGCTTTCTACGCTTCGCAAGGAGCGCAACTCGCAGCGCATGTCGTTGCAAGCTGTTGAGGAGGAGAGAAGTGCACGGCGTGAGGCCGAGGCTGCTCGTGCTCAGCTTGaggagcgaatgaatgcgcttaacaagaagaagaagaagagcacgCTGAACTGTTTCTAG
- a CDS encoding uncharacterized protein (COG:S;~EggNog:ENOG410PHMH;~TransMembrane:12 (o49-70i118-140o160-179i191-211o223-245i266-284o290-312i319-339o363-384i414-434o440-458i470-492o)), with product MAPNPDNSHVTVIATSSENEAVQNSDNFLSLKWAIGEKWFCRSNYFGTLLFNIGAFILPALYSTLVKIWVANIDTSLVVTTDVYTYIGTVAEVLNEGLPRAVWVTIADKDARSYESRLGLAHTLIIFQAILGTIMSLVFAGAAEALSATFVPHAVQEASFTYVRISAFSALSSALEIAVSSATRALDKPDVPLLISSVKVVVNIILDLMIISKFHIGGWTPDINMQAGIRLSCDMAAAVSGLLYFSISTSTGRSRGGRHSHSEPPSLQAFFILFKPGLITFVESAVRNTLYLWLVAGVVAMSPDYATAWGVFTTIRWGLVMVPVQALEATSLAFVGHYWGELKHVSNQERRSWKSLYVTTRPAILSVAIATAIEIPLFIFLATLGCKPFALFLSQSEVVAEITTHMWRTIDWCYILYAISTQLATILLATRPLWYLGQSLISNIFYVLPWAIVCQVVDLSPANAWTYHSLVFGGSLVFSFVEIFFINTLWAWRLLCGRLHTGSV from the exons ATGGCACCAAATCCAGACAATAGTCATGTCACAGTGATAGCTACAAGCTCAGAAAATGAAGCTGTACAAAATTCTGACAATTTTctgtctctcaaatgggccATTGGTGAGAAGTGGTTCTGCCGTTCGAA CTATTTCGGGACCCTTCTTTTCAATATCGGTGCATTCATTCTCCCAGCATTGTACAGCACGCTTGTCAAGATCTGGGTTGCCAACATTGACACCTCCCTCGTCGTTACAACCGACGTCTATACATACATTGGTACCGTTGCAGAGGTATTAAACGAAGGCCTTCCTCGCGCTGTGTGGGTGACCATTGCAGATAAAGACGCACGATCATACGAGTCCCGCTTGGGGCTTGCACATACTCTAATAATATTCCAGGCCATCCTTGGAACAATCATGAGTCTTGTATTTGCAGGTGCAGCAGAGGCACTTTCAGCAACGTTCGTTCCACACGCTGTCCAGGAGGCTAGTTTCACATATGTCCGGATTAGTGCCTTCTCGGCTTTGAGTTCTGCTCTTGAAATCGCGGTTTCCAGCGCCACAAGAGCCCTAGATAAGCCAGATGTACCCCTTCTGATCAGTTCTGTCAAAGTGGTCGTGAATATCATCCTCGACCTCATGATTATCTCCAAATTCCATATCGGCGGCTGGACCCCAGACATCAACATGCAAGCCGGGATTCGTCTAAGTTGTGATATGGCCGCGGCAGTCTCTGGGCTACTATACTTCTCCATTTCAACCAGTACTGGGAGAAGTCGCGGTGGCAGACACAGTCATAGTGAACCACCCAGCTTACAGGCTTTCTTCATACTTTTCAAGCCAGGATTAATTACCTTCGTTGAATCAGCGGTTCGAAATACATTGTACCTTTGGCTTGTGGCTGGAGTCGTTGCCATGTCACCGGATTATGCAACTGCCTGGGGCGTCTTCACAACTATTCGGTGGGGTCTGGTGATGGTTCCAGTTCAGGCTCTGGAGGCTACCTCGCTGGCCTTTGTAGGGCACTATTGGGGAGAGTTGAAGCATGTGAGTAACCAAGAACGTCGGTCTTGGAAGAGCCTCTACG TGACCACACGACCCGCGATTCTCTCTGTGGCGATAGCCACGGCCATTGAAATCCCTCTCTTTATATTCCTGGCAACGCTCGGCTGCAAACCTTTTGCATTATTTCTGTCCCAGTCAGAAGTTGTTGCTGAGATCACTACACACATGTGGCGAACAATAgattg GTGCTATATACTATATGCCATATCTACACAGCTCGCAACCATATTGTTAGCTACTCGGCCATTATGGTACCTGGGACAGTCCCTTATTTCGAACATCTTCTATGTACTCCCTTGGGCCATTGTTTGTCAGGTGGTCGATCTCAGTCCGGCAAATGCGTGGACCTACCATAGCCTGGTTTTCGGAGGAAGCTTGGTGTTCTCCTTTGTGGAGATTTTTTTTATCAATACGTTATGGGCTTGGAGACTCTTATGTGGAAGGCTGCATACCGGTTCTGTTTGA